The Salegentibacter mishustinae genome includes a window with the following:
- a CDS encoding ParB/RepB/Spo0J family partition protein has translation MAKATKKQALGRGLSALLKDPQNDIQSAEDKNADKLVGHIVELDLDSVEVNPFQPRTSFNEDNLKELASSIRELGVIQPITVRKLDFDKYQLVSGERRYRASKLVGLETIPAYIRIANDQESLEMALVENIQRQDLDPIEISLSYQRLIDEINLTQEQLSERIGKNRSTIANYLRLLKLDPIIQTGMRDGFMSMGHGRALINVSDPQKQLEIYEKILQKSLSVRETEQLVREVNEGSKASKTSKKTAAVPTSYKKGIKEFSEYLGTKVDVKVTKKGSGKLSIPFSSEEDFIRLKKLIQGED, from the coding sequence ATGGCGAAGGCGACCAAAAAACAAGCTTTAGGACGTGGACTTTCAGCTTTATTGAAAGATCCACAAAACGATATCCAATCTGCAGAAGATAAAAATGCCGACAAACTGGTTGGACATATTGTAGAATTAGATTTAGACTCTGTAGAAGTAAATCCATTTCAGCCAAGAACCAGTTTTAATGAAGACAACCTGAAAGAACTCGCGTCTTCAATAAGAGAACTAGGTGTAATCCAGCCAATTACCGTAAGAAAACTGGATTTTGATAAATACCAATTGGTTTCGGGAGAACGTCGTTATCGCGCTTCAAAATTAGTAGGTTTAGAAACTATTCCTGCATATATAAGGATTGCCAACGACCAGGAATCTCTAGAAATGGCATTGGTTGAGAACATCCAACGCCAGGATCTGGATCCTATTGAGATTTCACTTTCTTACCAGCGTTTAATAGATGAAATAAACCTTACCCAGGAACAATTAAGTGAACGCATTGGTAAAAATCGCTCTACTATTGCCAACTATTTACGTCTTCTTAAGCTCGACCCTATAATTCAAACAGGAATGCGAGATGGCTTTATGAGTATGGGCCACGGCCGCGCACTTATAAATGTTAGTGATCCGCAAAAGCAACTGGAGATCTACGAAAAAATACTTCAAAAATCATTGTCGGTAAGAGAAACCGAGCAACTGGTGCGTGAAGTAAACGAAGGCTCAAAAGCTTCAAAAACTTCCAAAAAAACCGCTGCAGTTCCTACTTCTTATAAAAAGGGAATTAAAGAATTCTCAGAATATCTCGGGACAAAAGTTGATGTAAAGGTTACTAAAAAAGGATCAGGAAAACTTAGTATTCCATTTTCTTCCGAAGAAGATTTTATTCGACTAAAAAAACTTATTCAGGGTGAAGACTAA
- a CDS encoding methylmalonyl-CoA mutase subunit beta has translation MKESLFQEFDEVSAKEWKQKIQFDLKGADYNEKLVYKSLDGVNIKPFYNAEDIQDSIKTPSPKNWNICERLYVVSAEKSNKRANEILKKGTESLWFIIPNEEISIENLLKGIALDKTIIYLSFSFFSEDYFKRLRELLKGKKHQIFLQFDIIGNLARSGNWFHNLQKDHEILESIFTNSKNFKSVISIDTTLYQNAGANIPQQLAYALAHVNEYLNHFQENPNFEKFQPQFLIASGPNYFFEIAKIKALRWLYATLASEYNIPETCHILAQPTKRNKTLYDFNVNLLRTTTESLSAVLGGADTVYNMPYDAIYHKNNEFGDRIARNQLLVMKHEAYLDKVANAAEGAYYIESLTKQFAEMALDIFKEIEKGGGFLKQLKEGAIQRKIKESAKKEQEQFDTGELVLIGTNKFENPQDKMKDELELYPFLKQNPRKTLIEPILERRLSEQMEQERINQEKAD, from the coding sequence ATGAAAGAATCTTTATTTCAGGAATTTGACGAAGTTTCTGCAAAAGAATGGAAACAAAAAATACAATTTGATTTAAAGGGAGCCGATTATAACGAGAAACTCGTCTATAAATCCCTTGACGGAGTTAATATAAAACCCTTTTATAATGCTGAAGATATTCAAGACAGCATAAAAACACCTTCTCCAAAAAACTGGAACATTTGCGAAAGATTATACGTAGTTTCTGCTGAAAAAAGCAATAAACGCGCAAACGAAATCCTTAAAAAAGGAACCGAAAGCCTTTGGTTTATTATCCCAAATGAAGAAATTTCTATTGAAAATTTACTGAAAGGAATAGCTCTGGATAAAACTATAATTTACTTAAGTTTTAGCTTTTTTTCTGAGGATTATTTCAAACGTTTGCGGGAATTATTAAAAGGGAAAAAACATCAAATTTTTCTTCAATTTGATATTATAGGCAACCTAGCCCGCTCGGGAAACTGGTTCCATAATCTTCAAAAAGATCACGAAATCCTTGAAAGTATTTTTACCAATTCAAAAAATTTTAAATCGGTAATCAGTATAGATACCACTTTATATCAAAATGCCGGTGCGAATATTCCGCAGCAATTGGCTTATGCCCTGGCACACGTTAACGAATATCTTAACCATTTTCAGGAAAACCCGAATTTCGAGAAATTTCAACCACAATTTTTGATCGCTTCGGGACCTAATTATTTCTTTGAAATTGCTAAAATTAAAGCCTTAAGATGGCTGTACGCTACTTTAGCTTCAGAATACAATATTCCAGAAACTTGCCATATCCTGGCTCAGCCTACTAAAAGAAACAAAACGCTTTACGATTTCAACGTAAATCTTCTTCGAACCACCACCGAAAGTCTGAGCGCGGTTTTAGGCGGTGCCGATACGGTTTATAATATGCCTTATGATGCTATCTATCATAAAAACAATGAATTTGGCGACAGGATTGCGCGTAACCAATTGTTGGTGATGAAACACGAGGCTTATCTTGACAAGGTTGCCAATGCTGCTGAAGGTGCTTATTATATTGAAAGCCTCACCAAACAATTTGCGGAAATGGCCTTAGATATTTTTAAAGAAATAGAAAAGGGCGGTGGCTTTTTAAAGCAATTAAAAGAAGGAGCTATTCAGCGAAAAATAAAGGAAAGCGCGAAAAAAGAACAGGAACAATTTGACACGGGCGAATTGGTATTAATAGGTACTAATAAATTCGAAAACCCGCAGGATAAAATGAAAGATGAACTGGAATTGTATCCGTTTTTAAAGCAAAATCCGCGTAAAACTCTAATAGAACCTATCCTGGAAAGACGCCTAAGTGAACAAATGGAGCAGGAAAGAATAAACCAGGAAAAAGCCGATTAA
- the scpA gene encoding methylmalonyl-CoA mutase, with amino-acid sequence MQRKDLQHIKLTAPVLGKRQKEGENNTYKTPEEINLQPSYSKEDIKDLKHLNFAAGIPPYLRGPYSTMYVSRPWTIRQYAGFSTAEESNAFYRRNLAAGQKGLSVAFDLPTHRGYDSDHERVVGDVGKAGVAIDSVEDMKILFDQIPLDKMSVSMTMNGAVLPILAFYIVAAEEQGVKPEQLSGTIQNDILKEFMVRNTYIYPPTPSMKIISDIFEYSSQNMPKFNSISISGYHMQEAGATCDIELAYTLADGLEYIRKGLEAGMDIDSFAPRLSFFWGIGMNHFMEIAKMRAARMLWAKLVKQFNPKNPKSLSLRTHSQTSGWSLTEQDPFNNVARTCIEAAAAAFGGTQSLHTNALDEAIALPTDFSARIARNTQLHLQQETKITKTVDPWAGSYYVEKLTDEIAEKAWKLIEEVEELGGMTKAIEKGIPKMRIEEAAAKKQARIDSETDIIVGTNKYRLEKEDELVTLEVDNQTVRKQQIERLEKIRAERNTEKVKKALKDLTECAEKENGNLLSLAVEAARHRATLGEISDALEEVYGRHKAKVQNFSGVYSKEMKENTSFKKARELADKFAEQDGRRPRIMIAKMGQDGHDRGAKVVATGYADLGFDVDIGPLFQTPKEAAKQAVENDVHILGVSSLAAGHKTLVPQVLEELKKLGREDIMVIVGGVIPSQDYQYLFDAGAVAVFGPGTKISDAAIQLLEILIEEEV; translated from the coding sequence ATGCAAAGAAAAGATCTTCAACATATAAAACTTACAGCACCAGTACTTGGAAAACGGCAAAAGGAAGGTGAAAATAACACCTATAAAACTCCGGAAGAAATAAACTTGCAGCCTTCCTATTCAAAAGAGGATATTAAAGATCTAAAACATTTAAATTTCGCCGCAGGAATACCTCCATATTTACGTGGTCCTTACAGTACCATGTATGTAAGCCGGCCCTGGACAATCCGCCAATATGCCGGATTTTCTACTGCTGAAGAAAGTAATGCTTTTTACCGTAGAAATCTTGCTGCCGGCCAAAAAGGACTTTCAGTAGCCTTTGATCTTCCTACCCATCGAGGTTACGACAGTGATCACGAGCGCGTGGTTGGAGATGTTGGAAAAGCCGGTGTGGCTATAGATTCGGTAGAAGATATGAAAATCCTTTTTGATCAAATTCCGCTCGATAAAATGTCGGTTTCCATGACCATGAATGGTGCGGTTTTGCCAATTCTAGCTTTTTATATCGTTGCTGCCGAAGAACAAGGCGTAAAACCTGAGCAACTTTCAGGAACTATTCAAAATGACATTTTAAAGGAGTTTATGGTAAGAAACACCTACATCTACCCTCCAACTCCTTCTATGAAGATCATTTCAGATATTTTTGAATATTCTTCGCAGAATATGCCGAAATTCAACAGCATAAGTATTTCAGGGTATCATATGCAGGAGGCCGGTGCTACCTGCGATATTGAACTCGCTTACACCTTAGCCGATGGATTGGAATATATTCGAAAAGGTTTGGAAGCCGGAATGGATATAGACAGTTTTGCACCCCGACTTTCATTTTTCTGGGGAATTGGGATGAACCATTTTATGGAAATCGCTAAAATGCGAGCCGCCAGAATGCTTTGGGCAAAACTCGTAAAGCAATTCAATCCTAAAAATCCAAAATCCCTTTCACTTAGAACACATTCACAAACCAGCGGGTGGAGTTTAACCGAGCAGGATCCTTTTAATAACGTAGCGCGAACCTGTATTGAAGCTGCAGCGGCAGCCTTTGGCGGAACGCAAAGTTTGCACACAAATGCTTTAGATGAAGCCATTGCACTCCCAACAGATTTTTCAGCAAGAATAGCGAGAAACACACAGTTACATCTTCAACAGGAAACAAAAATCACAAAAACGGTAGATCCCTGGGCCGGAAGTTATTATGTGGAAAAACTTACCGACGAGATCGCTGAAAAAGCCTGGAAACTCATAGAGGAAGTTGAAGAATTAGGCGGAATGACCAAAGCCATTGAAAAAGGAATACCGAAGATGCGCATTGAAGAAGCCGCAGCAAAAAAACAGGCCAGGATAGATAGTGAAACCGATATTATTGTGGGCACTAACAAATACCGACTCGAAAAAGAAGATGAGCTGGTTACTTTGGAAGTAGATAACCAGACCGTAAGAAAACAACAGATAGAGCGCCTAGAGAAAATAAGAGCCGAAAGAAACACCGAAAAAGTTAAAAAAGCGCTAAAAGATCTTACCGAATGCGCGGAAAAGGAAAACGGGAATTTGCTTAGCTTAGCTGTTGAGGCGGCAAGACATCGCGCAACCTTAGGTGAAATTAGCGATGCGCTGGAAGAAGTTTACGGTAGGCATAAAGCTAAAGTACAAAACTTTAGCGGTGTATATTCTAAAGAGATGAAAGAGAACACTTCGTTTAAAAAAGCCAGGGAACTGGCCGATAAATTTGCAGAACAGGATGGAAGACGACCCCGAATTATGATCGCAAAAATGGGTCAGGATGGTCACGATCGTGGCGCCAAAGTAGTCGCTACCGGTTATGCAGATCTTGGTTTTGATGTAGATATTGGTCCACTTTTTCAAACCCCAAAAGAAGCAGCAAAACAGGCAGTGGAAAACGATGTTCATATCCTTGGAGTTTCCTCTTTAGCAGCAGGACACAAAACTCTGGTTCCGCAGGTTCTGGAAGAATTAAAGAAATTAGGTAGAGAGGATATTATGGTAATTGTTGGCGGGGTTATTCCGTCGCAGGATTATCAATATTTATTTGATGCCGGCGCTGTGGCGGTTTTTGGCCCGGGAACTAAAATAAGCGATGCCGCTATCCAGCTTTTGGAGATTTTAATAGAGGAAGAAGTTTAA
- a CDS encoding M16 family metallopeptidase, which produces MKKLLLNSLILFLAVNVGLQAQESENIPISPKVKMGKLDNGLTYYIRNNERPEDKLELRLVINAGSILENEDQQGLAHFVEHMNFNGTENFEKNELVDYLQSIGVKFGADLNAYTSFDETVYILPIPSDDDETLNTGFQILEDWAHKATMTDEDIDEERGVVMEEYRLGLGPDKRMMQEYLPKVMYNSHYANRLPIGKKEVIQEADYETVRNFYKDWYRPDLMAVVAVGDLDVEKIEEKIKEHFSNLEPVENPRERKTYDLPNHEETFVSIATDEEAPFSQVRVYYKDHKESEDVVTKEDYIDQMEKNLFSTMINNRLSELTNSSNPPFNYGYSYYGGTFARNKNAYQSFAMTGENQQLESLKALLEENERVKRHGFTKSEFERAKSEYLARLEKQYKDRDKQESGRLVNQYVSHFLENSPIPGTEWRYNFAQENLENIELEEINGLISEFLHEDNRVIVLTGPKKEGLEPVKEEEVMSLLEEIKNSEIAAYEEEKLRDNLMTKMPNAGSVVETKENEEVGFTRLKLSNGAEVVYKKTDFKNDEILFSAKSMGGTSLYSDEDYLNTALANSGLSQAGIADLSINDLSKMMSGKIVQVRPEISGITEGFSGSSTPKDLETLFQMVHLYFTDLNKDEEAYTAFANKQKAFLGNLMSNPNFYFQNELGKFRNEGNPRYVGFPTPEKYDAQDYELAYKKYQERFANAGDFTFYFVGNIDEEKVKEYASTYIASLPSSEETEEFEVPEFKPSTSGDKKVIYKGTDPKSMVNIIWNGETDYEAEKDFTMKALGEILTIKLVEQLREEEAGVYGVGARGNLSKIPYGSYSFSISFPCGPENVESLTEAALAEVEKIKENGPTEKDLEKIKETFLVQRKDQLQENRFWLDQLESADMEDREINEVLKYEEKVAALTKEEIKEVANEYLNENYLLGILMPEKKEGQASEAGE; this is translated from the coding sequence ATGAAAAAATTACTACTGAATTCATTAATTCTTTTCTTAGCAGTCAATGTTGGATTGCAAGCTCAGGAGAGTGAAAATATTCCGATAAGTCCCAAAGTTAAGATGGGCAAGTTGGATAACGGCCTTACCTATTATATTAGAAATAATGAACGCCCCGAAGACAAATTAGAGCTCCGTTTGGTTATAAACGCCGGTTCTATTCTTGAAAATGAAGATCAACAAGGTTTGGCTCATTTTGTAGAACACATGAATTTTAATGGCACCGAAAATTTTGAAAAAAATGAACTGGTAGATTACCTACAAAGCATTGGTGTAAAATTTGGCGCCGATCTTAATGCATATACCAGTTTTGATGAAACTGTTTATATTCTTCCTATCCCCAGCGATGATGACGAAACCCTAAACACCGGTTTTCAAATACTTGAAGATTGGGCGCATAAAGCTACTATGACCGATGAGGATATCGATGAAGAACGCGGTGTGGTTATGGAAGAATACCGTTTAGGCCTTGGTCCCGATAAGCGTATGATGCAGGAATACCTTCCAAAAGTAATGTATAACTCTCATTATGCAAACAGGCTTCCTATTGGAAAAAAAGAGGTGATTCAGGAAGCAGATTACGAAACTGTTCGCAATTTTTATAAAGACTGGTACCGTCCAGATCTTATGGCTGTTGTGGCTGTAGGAGATTTGGATGTTGAAAAGATAGAAGAAAAGATCAAAGAGCACTTTTCTAACCTGGAACCAGTAGAAAATCCCAGAGAAAGGAAAACTTATGATCTTCCCAATCACGAAGAAACCTTTGTTTCTATAGCTACAGATGAAGAAGCTCCATTTTCCCAGGTTCGTGTGTATTATAAAGACCACAAAGAATCTGAAGATGTGGTTACTAAAGAGGATTATATAGATCAGATGGAAAAAAATCTTTTCTCAACAATGATCAATAACCGTTTAAGTGAACTTACTAATAGTTCAAATCCTCCCTTCAACTATGGTTATTCTTACTATGGAGGCACTTTTGCCAGGAATAAAAATGCCTACCAGTCTTTCGCGATGACTGGCGAAAACCAGCAATTAGAATCTCTTAAAGCTTTACTGGAAGAAAATGAGCGTGTAAAACGTCATGGTTTTACGAAAAGTGAATTTGAAAGAGCTAAGAGTGAATATCTGGCAAGATTGGAGAAACAATACAAAGACCGAGACAAACAGGAAAGCGGTCGCCTGGTGAATCAGTATGTAAGCCATTTTCTTGAAAACTCCCCTATTCCGGGAACTGAATGGCGCTACAATTTTGCCCAGGAAAACTTAGAAAATATTGAGCTTGAAGAAATAAACGGACTTATTTCTGAATTTCTTCACGAAGATAATCGCGTAATTGTTCTTACCGGGCCTAAAAAAGAAGGTTTAGAGCCGGTTAAGGAAGAAGAGGTTATGTCACTTTTAGAGGAAATTAAAAACTCTGAAATTGCCGCTTACGAAGAAGAAAAGTTGCGTGATAATTTAATGACTAAAATGCCCAATGCCGGTAGCGTAGTAGAAACCAAAGAGAACGAGGAAGTTGGTTTCACACGATTAAAACTTAGCAATGGCGCTGAAGTAGTTTACAAAAAAACCGACTTTAAAAATGATGAAATCCTATTTAGCGCTAAAAGTATGGGAGGTACTTCCTTGTATTCAGATGAAGATTACTTAAATACTGCTTTAGCTAATAGCGGTCTTTCTCAAGCCGGGATTGCAGATCTTTCTATAAACGATCTTAGTAAAATGATGAGCGGAAAAATAGTTCAGGTTCGTCCGGAAATTTCGGGAATTACCGAGGGCTTTAGTGGTTCGTCAACCCCAAAAGACCTTGAAACACTATTTCAAATGGTTCATCTTTATTTCACCGATCTTAATAAGGATGAAGAAGCCTATACCGCTTTTGCAAATAAGCAAAAGGCATTTTTAGGAAACTTAATGTCTAATCCTAATTTTTATTTTCAGAATGAATTAGGGAAATTCAGAAATGAAGGCAATCCAAGATATGTTGGTTTTCCAACTCCAGAAAAATACGATGCACAGGATTATGAATTAGCTTACAAAAAATACCAGGAGCGTTTTGCCAATGCTGGTGATTTCACCTTTTATTTTGTAGGAAATATAGATGAAGAAAAAGTAAAAGAATACGCTTCAACCTATATTGCGAGCTTACCTTCTTCAGAAGAAACCGAAGAATTTGAAGTGCCTGAATTTAAACCTTCAACTTCAGGAGATAAGAAAGTGATTTACAAAGGAACCGATCCTAAAAGTATGGTAAATATTATTTGGAATGGGGAAACCGATTATGAAGCGGAAAAGGATTTTACGATGAAAGCTCTAGGAGAGATCCTAACGATAAAACTGGTAGAGCAACTTAGAGAAGAAGAAGCCGGGGTATATGGAGTTGGCGCCCGTGGCAACCTAAGCAAAATTCCTTATGGGTCTTATAGCTTTAGTATTTCTTTTCCTTGTGGGCCTGAAAATGTGGAAAGCTTAACTGAAGCTGCACTTGCTGAAGTTGAAAAAATTAAAGAAAACGGCCCAACTGAAAAGGATCTTGAAAAAATTAAAGAAACCTTTTTAGTACAGCGCAAAGATCAGCTTCAGGAAAACCGTTTTTGGTTGGATCAACTGGAATCGGCTGATATGGAAGACCGTGAAATAAATGAAGTCTTAAAATATGAAGAAAAAGTAGCTGCTTTAACAAAAGAAGAAATTAAGGAAGTTGCCAACGAATATTTAAACGAGAATTATTTACTAGGTATTCTAATGCCAGAGAAAAAAGAAGGTCAAGCTTCAGAAGCCGGGGAATAA
- a CDS encoding ParA family protein: MGKIIAIANQKGGVGKTTTSVNLAASLGVLEKKVLLIDADPQANATSGLGIDVEEVELGTYQLFEDSIAPEECIQKTSSPNLDIIPAHIDLVAIEIELVDQDARESMLKKAITPLKELYDFILIDCAPSLGLLTLNALTASDSVVIPIQCEYFALEGLGKLLNTIKSVQKIHNNKLDIEGLLLTMYDSRLRLSNQVVEEVQKHFGEMVFDTIIQRNVRLSEAPSYGESIINYDAGSKGASNYLSLAHEIIKKNS, translated from the coding sequence ATGGGTAAAATCATTGCTATTGCAAACCAAAAGGGAGGAGTGGGGAAAACTACTACCTCGGTAAACCTGGCCGCTTCGCTTGGAGTACTTGAAAAGAAAGTATTGTTAATAGATGCAGACCCACAGGCCAACGCCACTTCCGGACTCGGAATTGACGTAGAAGAGGTTGAATTAGGTACTTACCAGCTTTTTGAAGACTCGATAGCTCCTGAAGAATGTATTCAAAAAACCAGTTCTCCAAATCTTGATATTATTCCTGCTCATATAGATCTTGTGGCTATAGAAATTGAGTTGGTAGATCAGGATGCCAGAGAATCTATGCTAAAAAAGGCTATTACCCCGCTAAAAGAGCTGTATGATTTTATTTTAATTGACTGTGCCCCTTCCCTGGGTTTATTAACTTTAAATGCATTGACCGCTTCAGATTCGGTGGTTATTCCAATACAGTGTGAATATTTTGCGCTGGAAGGTTTAGGTAAATTATTGAATACTATAAAAAGCGTTCAGAAAATTCATAATAATAAACTGGATATTGAAGGTTTATTGCTTACTATGTATGATTCTCGCTTAAGGTTATCTAACCAGGTGGTAGAAGAAGTACAGAAGCATTTTGGCGAGATGGTTTTTGATACAATCATTCAAAGAAATGTGCGTTTAAGTGAAGCCCCAAGTTATGGGGAAAGCATTATTAATTATGATGCAGGCAGCAAAGGAGCCAGCAATTATTTAAGCCTGGCACATGAAATTATAAAGAAAAACTCGTAG
- a CDS encoding SDR family oxidoreductase, which produces MDFTKKMLRDDALKGKTIIVTGGGSGLGKAMTKYFMELGANVAITSRNLEKLQNTAKELENETGGKCFAVQCDVRHYDQVENMRDEVLKEFGNIDVLLNNAAGNFISPTERLSANAFDTIIDIVLKGSKNCTMALGKHWIDTKQKEKTVLNIVTTYAWTGSAYVVPSATAKAGVLAMTRSLAVEWAKYGIRFNAIAPGPFPTKGAWDRLLPGDLKDKFDLAKKVPLKRVGEHQELANLAAYLVSDFSAYVNGEVITIDGGEWLKGAGQFNLLEAIPEEMWDQLEAMIKAKKGN; this is translated from the coding sequence ATGGATTTTACTAAAAAAATGCTTCGGGACGATGCTTTAAAAGGCAAAACAATTATCGTAACCGGTGGAGGAAGTGGCCTCGGAAAAGCAATGACCAAATACTTTATGGAACTTGGCGCTAATGTAGCTATAACTTCCAGAAATCTGGAAAAACTTCAAAATACAGCCAAAGAACTTGAAAATGAGACCGGAGGTAAATGTTTCGCTGTTCAATGCGATGTTAGACATTACGATCAGGTAGAAAATATGCGCGATGAAGTTCTAAAAGAATTTGGAAACATAGATGTTTTATTAAACAATGCTGCAGGAAACTTTATTTCTCCAACCGAGAGATTAAGCGCCAATGCTTTTGATACTATTATTGACATTGTGCTAAAAGGAAGTAAAAACTGTACCATGGCGCTTGGAAAACATTGGATAGATACAAAACAAAAAGAAAAAACCGTACTAAATATTGTGACCACTTATGCGTGGACAGGTTCTGCTTATGTAGTGCCAAGTGCTACCGCGAAAGCAGGAGTTTTGGCTATGACGCGCTCCTTAGCGGTAGAATGGGCAAAATACGGAATTAGGTTCAATGCAATTGCACCCGGCCCCTTCCCCACTAAAGGCGCCTGGGATAGATTATTGCCGGGAGATTTAAAAGATAAATTCGATCTTGCTAAAAAAGTTCCACTAAAAAGAGTTGGTGAGCATCAGGAATTGGCAAACCTTGCCGCCTATTTGGTCTCAGATTTTTCAGCTTATGTAAATGGTGAAGTAATTACCATAGATGGAGGCGAATGGCTTAAAGGTGCAGGCCAGTTTAACTTATTAGAAGCAATCCCCGAGGAAATGTGGGATCAATTGGAGGCCATGATTAAAGCTAAGAAAGGTAATTAA
- the dapB gene encoding 4-hydroxy-tetrahydrodipicolinate reductase, producing the protein MKLALLGYGKMGKTIEEIAVNRGHEIVLKLEEDIDTFELDKMEIDVAIDFSVPKAAFKNITTCFKNNIPVVCGTTGWLDDYEKAVDICKKEDSAFIYASNFSVGVNLFFELNRKLAKMMNGMSDYEVEIEEIHHTQKQDAPSGTAISLAQQIITENDKKNNWQLDHAEEDEIPVKAKRIENVPGTHTVSYISKIDTIEIMHTAKSREGFALGAVISAEWIKDKKGVFTMKDVLSDQIK; encoded by the coding sequence ATGAAACTAGCACTTTTAGGATACGGAAAAATGGGGAAGACCATCGAAGAGATTGCAGTAAACCGTGGTCACGAAATTGTTTTAAAACTTGAAGAAGATATTGACACCTTCGAACTGGATAAAATGGAAATTGATGTTGCTATAGATTTTAGTGTTCCAAAAGCAGCATTCAAGAATATTACCACCTGTTTTAAAAATAATATACCAGTAGTTTGCGGAACCACAGGCTGGCTTGATGACTATGAAAAGGCGGTAGATATCTGCAAAAAAGAAGATTCTGCATTTATCTATGCTTCAAATTTTAGTGTGGGCGTTAATCTTTTCTTTGAACTGAACCGGAAACTGGCGAAGATGATGAATGGTATGAGTGATTATGAAGTGGAAATTGAAGAAATTCACCATACACAAAAACAAGATGCACCCAGTGGAACCGCTATAAGCCTGGCGCAGCAGATAATTACTGAAAACGATAAAAAGAACAACTGGCAACTGGATCATGCTGAAGAAGATGAGATTCCAGTAAAAGCCAAAAGAATTGAAAACGTTCCCGGCACCCACACCGTTTCTTACATATCTAAAATAGATACTATTGAAATTATGCATACCGCCAAATCCAGGGAAGGTTTTGCCCTTGGTGCTGTAATTTCCGCCGAATGGATCAAAGATAAAAAAGGCGTTTTCACCATGAAAGACGTACTTTCTGACCAAATAAAATAG
- a CDS encoding DUF5683 domain-containing protein, protein MKTNRVLSFFFFLLFVFTLTAQEDSLRIENPELIDTISEEKDYKPYNALAPAKAAFYSAILPGLGQAYNGKYWKIPLVYAGIGTGVYFYINNNKEWNRYRDAYKNRLAGRKDEFTVDGDERISDDGLIRAQEFYRRNKEISILVIAGFYVLNIIDANVNAHLQQFNVSEDLSLKPNMEFDDFTGKSNYGLSLNFRF, encoded by the coding sequence GTGAAGACTAATCGGGTACTATCATTTTTCTTTTTTCTGTTGTTCGTTTTTACACTTACAGCCCAGGAAGATTCCTTAAGGATTGAAAACCCTGAATTAATAGATACAATTTCAGAAGAAAAAGATTATAAACCTTATAATGCATTGGCACCCGCAAAAGCTGCATTCTACTCGGCTATCCTACCCGGATTGGGCCAGGCATACAACGGTAAATACTGGAAAATTCCGTTGGTTTACGCCGGAATTGGTACCGGAGTTTATTTTTATATAAATAACAATAAAGAATGGAACCGCTATAGAGATGCTTATAAAAATCGGCTTGCTGGTAGAAAAGATGAATTTACTGTTGATGGAGACGAAAGAATATCTGACGACGGACTAATAAGAGCACAGGAATTTTACCGCAGAAATAAGGAAATCTCGATACTGGTAATTGCAGGGTTTTACGTATTAAATATTATTGATGCTAATGTAAACGCGCATCTACAACAATTTAATGTTAGTGAAGACCTTAGTTTAAAACCTAATATGGAGTTTGACGATTTTACAGGCAAGTCCAACTATGGACTATCTTTAAATTTTAGATTTTAA